The nucleotide sequence CAGCCTCCGGTCACACCCCTGCCGAGGGGGATCAATAATGACCGTATCAAGCCGAGGCAAGGTTGCTGCCAGGGAAGCAAATTCATCTTCTGCCCGGCCGGCAATCCAGGAAACATTATCAATCCCTTGAGCTTCAGCATTGAAACGGGCATCCCTGATCGCGCCAGCAGATGATTCAACCCCATAAACCCGGTCAAAAAAGTCAGAGAGTGAAAGAGAAAAAAGCCCGACGCCACTGAATAAATCAAGCAGCACTTTCCCCGGCGGATCAAACAGCAAAAACTTTTCAATCACCTTGAGCAATATTTCAGTCTGGCGGGTATTGGTCTGGAAAAAAGAGTTCCCGGTAACCTGAAAATCCCGCCCGCCACAATGGATAATCACCTGCTCAGCCACCAGATCAACAATCTTTTTCCGGCCGGCAAAGATAAACCCCGGCAGATCGGTACTGATCCGGACTGGCTGGCCGCTGTCCGCAGAATGAGCACTGCGCACCGCAATGGAGGTCACCTTTCGCTGCCGCAGCCAGGAAAAATGATCCCGCAGGGCAATGACGCACTCGCTTAAAAATCTGTTATTCCCCCGACTAAGCGCCAGACACTCGCCCTTGGGCTGGGCAAAAATATCAACCACCTGGTGAGATTGCCGGGCAAAAAAACCGAGTTCCAGGGTTTTGCTTCCCGCGAGAGTACACTTAACGGTTGCTTTATTGCGATAATGGACAGGATTGGACATGGGAAGGATGCCCGGGATATCCACCAAATTACTTTTTAAAGCATGGCGAATGCTTTCAGCAACCAGGGCAGTTTTAATCTCCAGCTGGGCGGCGTAATCCAGGTGCAGCCATTGGCAGCCACCACAACCATTAAGGAAAAAAGGGCAGGAAGGAGTAACTCGAGAGGATGAAGGGGAGACAATCTCCAGCAGTTCAGCCCGGGCAAAATTCTTTTTCCGGCGGGTAATCCGAACTTTAACTACATCTTGAGGTGCCGTCCGGGGGACAAAAACTGCCAACTGGTCCAGGTGACCAAGACCATCGCCGCCGTTTACCAGCTTTTCAATCTTCAAGGTGACAATATCACTGACGGCAGCCGGCATAATTAACGATTTTTCCCTTCCAGAACTACTTTCGGATATTTACCTTTTTTCGCTGATTCTGCGTAAAGCTTGAACAGAAAAGAAATTATGCTTAAATGTGTGACTACCGGCACTGACTGAACAGAAATAAACCTGCTTTATTTCTGCTGATTCCTGCCGAAAATAAAACTATTAACAGCTTACAGGTTATTTTCTTGTTAAAAAACGCGGAGGGGAAAAACCATGTCTGCAGACGGCAATAACAGCCATATTCAGGTAATACATGATCATGAGCCTGATTACACCAGGCCCCTATATCATTATTCTGACGCGGTCCAGGAAAAACTCCGGAAACGACTGACATTCATCTATAATGAGGAAACCGCGGAACGCTACTTGCCGGAGCTGGAAAGAATATTACAGGTTTATTACGCCCATAAACCTCTTGATATGATTGAAGAGGAAGCCAACTATAACCCCGCAAACCGGTTTACGGAAAAAGATGTGATCCTGATAACCTACGGGGACCTGCTTCAGGGTGAAGAACCTTCACCGTTGACCACCCTGAAAAATTTTTGTGAAACGTATCTTGAAGGAACTATCAACACGGTACATATCCTGCCATTTTTTCCCTATTCATCGGATCGGGGATTTTCCATTATTGATTTCAATACTGTCGACCCAAAGTTGGGAACCTGGAACGACATCAGGGAACTGGGCCAACATTATCGGCTGATGTTTGACGGCGTCATCAACCATATTTCCGCCAAAAGCCGCTGGTTCCAGGAATTTCTTAATGGGAACCCCTATTATAAAAACTTTTTCATCACCTTTGACTCCCCGGATGACTTGACCGAAGAACAGCGTCACCTGATTTTTCGCCCCCGAACTTCGGATATCCTGGTAAAATTTGCGACTATCAATGGCCCAGCCTATGTCTGGGCGACATTTTCCGCTGACCAGATTGACCTGAATTATAAAAACCCTGACGTACTGATGCGGGTGCTTGAAGTTCTGCTCCTGTATGTCTGCCATGGGGCTTCCATCATTCGGCTGGACGCCGTCACCTTCCTGTGGGCGGAACCCGGTACCCGGTGCGTCCACCTGGAAGAAACACATGAAATTGTTAAGTTATTCCGAGACATCCTCGATGCTGTGGCCCCGCGGGTAGCCCTGATCACCGAAACTAACGTTCCCCATGAGGAAAATATCTCCTATTTCGGCAATGGCCATGACGAAGCCCAGATGGTCTACAATTTTGCCCTGCCACCGCTGGTATTGCATACCTTTTACGCCGAAGACGCCACAGCTCTTTCCCGTTGGGCCTCGGGGCTTGATACGAATTCACCAACCACCACTTTTTTTAATTTCCTTGATTCCCATGATGGCATTGGCCTGATGGCGGTAAAAAATATCCTCAACTGGGAAGAACTCGATAATATTGTCAAAAAAACCCTGGATCACGGCGGATTTATTTCCTATAAAACCGGGAGTAATGGCCAGGAAGAACCCTATGAAGCCAATATTACCTGGTTCAGTGCTTTGAGCCATGATGAAGAAGATCATGGAGATCTGGCTTTTCAGGTAAAACGGTTTGTGGCTTCCCGCTGCATAGCCCTGGTGCTTCCCGGGGTCCCGGGAATCTATTTACACAGCCTGATCGGCAGCAAAAATGATGTGGAATCGGTGCTGAAAACCGATTCAAAACGGGATATCAACCGAAGGGTTATTGATGGAAAGCTGATAACTGAAGCCCTGCAGGACCCTTTATCAAAAATTTCCCGCATCAGTCGGGAACTGGGACGCTTGATTACCATCCGGGGGCGCAAACGGGCTTTTCATCCCGGCGGAAAGCAGCAAATCCTATCACTGGCACCGACAGTCTTTTCCGTCCTGCGGCTGGCTCCCGAGGGAGATCAATTCATCCTGGCG is from Pseudomonadota bacterium and encodes:
- a CDS encoding class I SAM-dependent RNA methyltransferase — protein: MPAAVSDIVTLKIEKLVNGGDGLGHLDQLAVFVPRTAPQDVVKVRITRRKKNFARAELLEIVSPSSSRVTPSCPFFLNGCGGCQWLHLDYAAQLEIKTALVAESIRHALKSNLVDIPGILPMSNPVHYRNKATVKCTLAGSKTLELGFFARQSHQVVDIFAQPKGECLALSRGNNRFLSECVIALRDHFSWLRQRKVTSIAVRSAHSADSGQPVRISTDLPGFIFAGRKKIVDLVAEQVIIHCGGRDFQVTGNSFFQTNTRQTEILLKVIEKFLLFDPPGKVLLDLFSGVGLFSLSLSDFFDRVYGVESSAGAIRDARFNAEAQGIDNVSWIAGRAEDEFASLAATLPRLDTVIIDPPRQGCDRRLLNQLVSSRTQKIIYVSCDLATLCRDLQVLAAGGFQVLSVQPVDMFPHTYHIECVVLLVRKSL
- a CDS encoding sugar phosphorylase, giving the protein MSADGNNSHIQVIHDHEPDYTRPLYHYSDAVQEKLRKRLTFIYNEETAERYLPELERILQVYYAHKPLDMIEEEANYNPANRFTEKDVILITYGDLLQGEEPSPLTTLKNFCETYLEGTINTVHILPFFPYSSDRGFSIIDFNTVDPKLGTWNDIRELGQHYRLMFDGVINHISAKSRWFQEFLNGNPYYKNFFITFDSPDDLTEEQRHLIFRPRTSDILVKFATINGPAYVWATFSADQIDLNYKNPDVLMRVLEVLLLYVCHGASIIRLDAVTFLWAEPGTRCVHLEETHEIVKLFRDILDAVAPRVALITETNVPHEENISYFGNGHDEAQMVYNFALPPLVLHTFYAEDATALSRWASGLDTNSPTTTFFNFLDSHDGIGLMAVKNILNWEELDNIVKKTLDHGGFISYKTGSNGQEEPYEANITWFSALSHDEEDHGDLAFQVKRFVASRCIALVLPGVPGIYLHSLIGSKNDVESVLKTDSKRDINRRVIDGKLITEALQDPLSKISRISRELGRLITIRGRKRAFHPGGKQQILSLAPTVFSVLRLAPEGDQFILALINVANKACHLEIDCTRLKLEDVCIVENHWYDIVSGMEWLAEDGELSITMMPYDVMWLESC